In Maridesulfovibrio sp., a single genomic region encodes these proteins:
- a CDS encoding LysE family translocator, which translates to MNIETWAMFFLAYLVITLSPGPNVLLVMKNSIRYGWKSAFVTVCGNLICQLLIVCLVAVGVGQLLSALPFWFVVMKTLGGAYLIYLGIKNLFLSRKAENRPMEKEAESAKITSSRRLLIEAFCVSASNPKTLIFLSAFLPQFLDTAHPAYEQFAVMYITIFCIVTGVHLGYSYLTSSVGRHFSFRDFGKKIDKLTGGLFIAMGGGILLSDRV; encoded by the coding sequence ATGAATATAGAAACGTGGGCAATGTTTTTTCTGGCCTACCTGGTGATAACTCTTTCTCCGGGGCCTAATGTCTTGCTGGTTATGAAGAACAGCATCCGGTACGGATGGAAGTCTGCGTTTGTTACTGTGTGCGGCAATCTGATCTGCCAGTTGCTGATAGTCTGCCTCGTCGCGGTCGGAGTCGGCCAGTTGCTTTCGGCTTTGCCGTTCTGGTTCGTTGTCATGAAAACTCTGGGGGGCGCGTACCTCATTTATCTGGGGATCAAGAATTTGTTTTTATCCCGCAAGGCTGAAAACCGTCCCATGGAAAAAGAAGCAGAATCGGCAAAAATCACATCTTCACGCAGGCTCCTGATTGAAGCATTCTGCGTTTCGGCAAGCAATCCCAAGACCCTGATCTTTCTTTCAGCCTTTCTGCCGCAGTTTCTTGATACTGCCCATCCGGCTTATGAGCAGTTTGCCGTTATGTATATCACTATCTTCTGCATCGTTACCGGAGTGCACCTCGGTTATTCGTATCTGACCTCTTCGGTGGGCAGACATTTTTCATTCAGGGATTTCGGGAAAAAGATCGACAAACTCACGGGCGGTCTTTTCATTGCCATGGGCGGAGGTATCC
- a CDS encoding aldo/keto reductase translates to MPKDNEISAAKSIGTFNFKEKNVLLNSGYKMPIVGIGTYSLQDDVCVTSVIEHLKIGGRLIDTAFMYHNEKSVGKAVRLSGVPRDDIFVTTKLYPNQYGNAEAAIDEALQKLDIGYVDLMLLHHPGKDDVEAYKTMERAVEAGNIRSIGLSCYYIEELTEFLPKINIMPSLVQNEIHPYYQDIDVIPFIQSKGIVVQGWYPLGGRGYTAPLLDNQTISEIARTHNKTSAQVILRWNMEKEVIVIPGSSNPDHIKENLNIFDFSLSSEEMSMIKVLERKEKHDWY, encoded by the coding sequence ATGCCCAAGGATAATGAAATTAGTGCTGCAAAGAGCATCGGGACATTCAATTTCAAAGAAAAAAATGTCTTGCTTAACAGCGGGTATAAGATGCCTATAGTGGGCATTGGAACATACAGTTTACAGGATGACGTTTGCGTAACATCCGTTATTGAACATCTGAAAATTGGTGGTCGTCTGATTGATACGGCTTTTATGTACCATAATGAAAAAAGTGTGGGTAAGGCGGTCAGGCTGTCTGGGGTTCCGAGGGATGATATCTTTGTCACCACCAAATTGTACCCGAACCAGTATGGCAATGCCGAGGCGGCTATAGATGAAGCGCTTCAAAAGCTTGATATCGGGTATGTTGACTTGATGTTGCTTCATCATCCCGGAAAGGACGATGTGGAAGCATACAAGACCATGGAACGGGCTGTGGAAGCTGGAAATATCCGTTCAATTGGACTCTCCTGTTATTATATCGAGGAACTGACTGAATTTCTCCCAAAAATCAATATCATGCCGTCTCTTGTGCAGAACGAAATACACCCATATTATCAGGATATTGATGTCATTCCATTCATCCAGAGCAAGGGAATAGTTGTTCAGGGTTGGTATCCGTTGGGAGGGAGAGGATACACCGCGCCATTACTCGATAACCAGACGATTTCTGAAATCGCGCGAACCCACAACAAAACTTCCGCGCAGGTCATTCTCAGATGGAACATGGAGAAAGAAGTAATTGTAATACCCGGGTCAAGCAATCCCGATCATATAAAAGAGAATCTCAATATATTTGATTTCTCATTGTCCAGCGAAGAAATGTCCATGATTAAAGTTCTTGAACGTAAAGAAAAGCACGACTGGTACTGA
- a CDS encoding HD domain-containing protein, with product MSPDKYMAAWKFAAAKHNGQLVPGTELPYITHVGSVAMEVMAAMIEEPDRNADLAVCCALLHDTVEDTDTTLGELAKLFGEDIAMGVSGLTKDKTLPDKRSQMLDSLARLKVLPKAVQLVKLADRIVNLQPPPAYWTSEKCAAYRDEAQLIYDELKDASPVLAERLAKKIIGYGQYC from the coding sequence ATGAGCCCGGATAAATATATGGCTGCCTGGAAATTCGCAGCAGCAAAGCACAATGGACAGCTCGTGCCTGGCACGGAATTGCCTTACATCACTCATGTCGGTTCTGTCGCCATGGAAGTAATGGCGGCCATGATTGAAGAGCCTGACCGCAATGCTGATTTGGCGGTTTGCTGTGCTCTGCTTCACGATACAGTTGAGGATACTGATACCACTTTGGGCGAACTCGCTAAATTGTTTGGAGAGGATATTGCCATGGGGGTGTCCGGCCTGACGAAGGACAAGACGCTTCCGGATAAACGCTCACAGATGCTCGACAGTCTGGCACGTCTGAAAGTTCTGCCGAAAGCGGTGCAACTGGTTAAGTTGGCAGATCGGATAGTTAATCTGCAGCCGCCGCCGGCATACTGGACATCGGAGAAGTGCGCAGCATATCGAGACGAAGCGCAACTTATTTATGACGAACTGAAAGATGCCTCGCCTGTGTTGGCCGAAAGGCTTGCAAAGAAAATAATCGGGTACGGGCAGTATTGCTAA
- a CDS encoding DUF2201 family putative metallopeptidase has product MNAERKLIKARANLLLNHPFFGSLCLRMEPQVDYTCQSAWTDGKILGFNPHQIDRLSSEEVQGMLAHIVMHPACQHHRRRKERDERLWNMACDHSINWILIEAGFELPPGYLDDEKYHGKTAEEIYTELGVEFDQDGNPEIGRQQDGPRRLDGEYEDGQGEGDNHEQGKDEERLQNGEDRDSEQSVDSEPGESQDSEGLAEDEMSADPAGTGEIRDAADDSDSGGGNEGFETDQNWLQALAQASNLARDCGELPGGLERLVQKLLYPQLDWRELLDRFISARARNDYSWTPPSRRHLHMNLYLPSLSTEQLPEIVLAIDTSGSIGPRELEQFSSEISSILDSYDTTMRVYWCDMGIAGEQVFGRADLPLNLKAEGGGGTDFRPVFKRLDEENLHPACLVYLTDMECGKFPSQEPDYPVLWVRIGGAGYAPPFGEMVDIY; this is encoded by the coding sequence ATGAATGCAGAGCGGAAACTGATCAAGGCCCGGGCGAATCTTTTATTGAATCATCCTTTTTTCGGTTCCCTGTGTTTGCGTATGGAACCGCAGGTGGACTACACCTGCCAATCCGCATGGACTGACGGCAAAATATTGGGATTTAATCCCCACCAGATAGATAGGCTGTCCAGCGAAGAAGTTCAGGGTATGCTGGCCCATATTGTCATGCATCCTGCCTGCCAGCATCACAGGCGCAGGAAAGAACGTGATGAGCGCCTCTGGAACATGGCTTGTGACCATTCCATTAACTGGATTCTGATTGAAGCCGGTTTTGAGCTGCCTCCCGGTTATTTGGATGATGAAAAATACCACGGCAAGACCGCTGAGGAAATCTATACCGAGTTGGGGGTGGAGTTCGATCAGGACGGCAACCCGGAAATAGGCAGGCAGCAGGATGGCCCTAGGAGACTTGATGGCGAATACGAAGACGGGCAGGGCGAAGGCGATAACCACGAACAGGGGAAAGATGAAGAACGGTTACAAAACGGAGAGGACCGAGACAGCGAACAATCCGTAGATTCTGAACCAGGTGAATCTCAAGATTCTGAAGGACTGGCGGAAGATGAGATGTCGGCAGACCCTGCCGGAACAGGGGAAATCAGAGATGCTGCGGATGATTCAGATTCCGGTGGCGGTAATGAAGGCTTTGAAACTGATCAGAACTGGTTGCAGGCCTTGGCACAGGCCTCCAATCTGGCTCGGGATTGCGGAGAACTGCCTGGTGGATTGGAACGGCTGGTACAAAAGCTTCTCTACCCGCAGCTGGACTGGCGGGAATTATTGGACCGTTTTATCAGTGCCCGCGCCCGTAACGACTATTCATGGACCCCGCCCAGCCGCCGACACCTTCACATGAATCTTTATCTGCCGTCTCTTTCTACCGAGCAGTTGCCGGAAATTGTGCTGGCAATTGACACCTCCGGCAGCATTGGTCCGAGGGAACTGGAACAATTCAGTTCCGAAATTTCTTCCATTCTGGATTCATACGACACAACGATGCGGGTCTATTGGTGTGATATGGGCATTGCCGGAGAGCAGGTTTTCGGTCGAGCCGACCTGCCCCTTAACCTTAAAGCCGAGGGCGGTGGTGGAACGGATTTTCGTCCGGTATTCAAAAGACTGGATGAAGAAAATCTGCATCCAGCCTGTCTGGTTTACCTGACTGATATGGAATGTGGAAAATTTCCCAGCCAGGAACCGGATTACCCGGTGCTCTGGGTCAGGATCGGAGGGGCAGGGTATGCACCCCCTTTTGGTGAGATGGTCGATATTTATTAG
- a CDS encoding MoxR family ATPase, giving the protein MTPKLIAKSLLTLIKSKQPVFIWGPPGVGKSQVVRQVAEKLEYELTDLRAVLLDPVDLRGLPRISESGDAQWCPPSFLPKDGKGILFLDELNAAPPLVQAACYQLVLDRKLGEYQMPEGWLIVAAGNRESDKAVTHRMPSALSNRFVHLDFATSTNDWLDWAGQNGIAEELQAFIKFRPGLLHDFDPSRNEKAFPSPRSWEFVSEIIKGRPEPEIEYELYKGTVGEGAAAEFFGFCKIYRKLPDPDFIINSPDTALIPEDPATVYALCESVGSKATPDNTESIMSFASRLPAEFAVLLVRNAVKKERSIIESAAFASWATANSDILI; this is encoded by the coding sequence ATGACCCCTAAATTGATCGCTAAATCTCTGTTAACCCTTATCAAGTCGAAACAGCCGGTATTCATCTGGGGGCCTCCCGGAGTGGGCAAGAGTCAGGTTGTAAGACAGGTGGCCGAAAAACTGGAGTACGAGCTTACCGATTTGCGTGCGGTACTGCTTGACCCCGTGGATTTGCGCGGTTTACCGCGAATCTCGGAGTCCGGTGATGCACAGTGGTGTCCTCCGTCTTTTTTGCCCAAGGATGGTAAAGGAATTCTATTTCTGGATGAACTCAACGCAGCACCGCCGCTGGTACAGGCAGCCTGTTATCAATTGGTGCTGGACAGGAAGCTTGGTGAGTACCAAATGCCTGAAGGCTGGTTGATTGTTGCTGCCGGGAACAGGGAATCTGACAAGGCGGTTACCCATCGCATGCCGTCTGCACTTTCCAACAGATTTGTGCATCTTGATTTTGCCACCAGTACAAATGACTGGTTGGATTGGGCTGGGCAAAATGGTATTGCCGAAGAATTGCAGGCGTTTATCAAGTTTCGTCCCGGATTGCTTCATGATTTTGATCCTTCCCGAAACGAAAAGGCCTTTCCTTCCCCGCGATCATGGGAGTTTGTGTCAGAAATTATCAAAGGCAGGCCGGAGCCCGAAATAGAGTATGAGTTATACAAGGGAACAGTGGGCGAAGGGGCTGCCGCTGAATTTTTCGGGTTCTGCAAAATCTATCGCAAGCTTCCTGATCCTGACTTTATCATCAATTCCCCTGATACAGCTTTAATCCCCGAAGACCCTGCCACGGTTTACGCTCTCTGCGAATCGGTAGGTTCCAAGGCTACCCCTGATAATACAGAAAGCATAATGAGTTTTGCCTCACGCCTTCCTGCGGAATTCGCCGTGCTGCTGGTACGCAATGCTGTGAAGAAAGAGCGGTCCATTATAGAGAGTGCTGCCTTTGCAAGCTGGGCCACAGCCAATTCCGATATCCTGATCTAG
- a CDS encoding rhodanese-like domain-containing protein has product MKLHRLAVPFMMLLMALTASVALAGDFNYISPADMKAKMEQGEPMLIVDIQVADEFAQHHLKGAVKTTAYPVKSDEDKAKLQDVLGKAKKDNLPVVIICPRGKGGAKRAYDYMKENGVDEGRLLILEDGQQGWPYPELLAKD; this is encoded by the coding sequence ATGAAACTGCATAGACTTGCCGTTCCGTTCATGATGCTGCTCATGGCACTGACCGCGTCCGTGGCGCTGGCCGGAGATTTCAACTACATTTCCCCGGCGGATATGAAGGCTAAGATGGAGCAGGGCGAGCCCATGCTCATCGTGGACATCCAGGTCGCTGATGAGTTTGCCCAACATCACCTCAAAGGAGCCGTAAAGACCACGGCCTACCCCGTTAAATCAGACGAGGACAAAGCAAAACTGCAGGACGTGCTGGGCAAGGCCAAAAAGGACAATCTGCCTGTGGTCATTATTTGTCCGCGAGGCAAGGGCGGAGCCAAACGCGCGTATGACTATATGAAAGAAAACGGCGTTGACGAAGGACGCCTTTTGATTCTGGAAGACGGACAGCAGGGCTGGCCCTATCCCGAACTGCTGGCGAAAGATTAG